The following nucleotide sequence is from Pedobacter sp. PACM 27299.
CGATGGTTCTTCACGATTCAGTGATGAGCAACGTTTCGGTTATTTCCCTTCTGCATCTGCGGGATGGAGAATCTCTGGGGAGAACTTCCTGAAAGACAGCAAAACCATTAATGATTTAAAAATCAGAGGTAGCTGGGGTAAAGTAGGTAACGATGAAGGAATCGGAGACTATGCCTGGATGAAATTGTATGAAGAAAATGCACAGGGTGATTATAACTTGACCAATCTAAAAAATACAGGTCTATCCTGGGAAACCACTACCCAGAGCAATATTGGTTTAGATTTAACCATGTTCAACAACAGGGTAACTTTCACGGCTGACGCTTATTTGAAAAAAACCAATGATTTATTGATCAAAGTACAATTAGCACCATCGGCAGGTTTTGCTGAGCAAGCCTATAATGTAGGTTCTATGGAAAACAAAGGGATGGAGTTTACACTATCCACTAAAAACGTAGAAAAAGAGAAATTCAGCTGGTCTACAGATATGAACATCTCTTTCAATAAAAACAAAGTAACTAGTTTAGGTACTTCTACCCCATCACTAGATTTCGGTGGTATTTCTGCCCGTACTTCAGCTGTGCGTGTGGTTCCAGGCAAACCATTGGGCAGTTTCTATGGTCTTAAATATACAGGCGTGGATCCAGCAACCGGTAAGGCAACTTATGAAGACCTAAACAACGATGGTAAAATTGATGTAAAGGATGACAGAACTTTTATCGGTTCAGCACAACCTGATTTCATCTATGGAATGACCAATAACTTCCGTTATGGTAATTTCGGACTAAACATCTTCTTCCAGGGTGTTCAGGGCAACCAGATGTTCAATGCTTCCAGAATTGATTTAGAAGGTCTTAATGACTCTAAAAACCAGTCTGCGACTGTATTAGACCGCTGGACTCCACAAAACACGAATGGAAGTATTCCAGGATCAGAAAAAGGAAAAACCGAGAACTCACTTACTTCCAGCAGATTCGTAGAAAATGCTTCCTACCTGCGTCTAAAAACCGCTACCCTGTCTTACAATTTCGGTGATGCTTTCTTAGCCCGTATGAACATGAGCAGACTTACTGTATTTGTGACTGGCTACAACATCCTAACCTTCACAAAATACAAAGGCCTGGATCCTGAAGTAAGTCAGTATGGCGCAAACGGCCCAAGTATGGGTGTGGATTATGGTACCTACCCACAAAGCAGAAGCTTCCTGTTAGGTGTAAACGTTGGATTTTAATAACAATAGACATGAGAATTAAATTATATTCAATTTTAGCAGTTGCAGCCCTGACTATCGGGCTACAAACCAGCTGTAAAAAAGATTTTTTAGATAAGAACCCATTCAACCAGAAAACGCCAGAAGAGGCTTTCGTCAACCTTGCAGGGGCTGAAAAGCTGCTTGGAGGCGCTTATGGAGGAATGTATAACAATACCCACATCTGGGATTTCATGCTCAATGGTGATGTCATTGCTGATAACGCTTATGCCGGCGGTGATAACCCTGCAATGTTCCAAATGGATGAGTTTCGCGTCAACTCTACCAATGAAGTGCTGGAAAGAGATTGGTCAGAACTGTATTCACAGATTAAAAATGCGAATGAGGTATTAGAAAATGTACCGCTTATTCAAGATCCTGAATTGGATAAAGGCAATAGAAGATCTCAAATCCTGGGGGAAGCAGCCGGAATCAGGGCTTATCTATACCTGTACCTGGTACGTTTATGGGGTCCAGTACCGATTGTACTAAAAACACCAGCCAATCAGGCAGAAATGCAGGTTCCAAGATCTAGTGTAGCAGTGGTTTATGAGCAGATCATTAAAGACCTGGAATATGCGCTTGCCAACACCAGAACGACAGCTCCTAATAAAGGAATTTTCACTAAAGGCGTAGCCAATGCATTATTGGCTAAAGTATATGCCACAAAAGCCAACCCAGACTGGGCAAAAGTAAACCAGTATGCAGATGCTGTTATTGGCGGCGGATACGCTTTATTTGGCAGCTATGATGGTTTATTTACAGGTACTAACAAGAACAATTCAGAGTCGATTTGGGAAATGCAGTTTGATGGTGGCAATGGTGCCAACAAAAGAGGTAACTGGATGCCAAGTGTGATTGTTGGTGGAGGATGGAAAAAATTCTGTACCCCAACCAACGACCTTGCTGCAGCGTTTGATGCAGAAGGTGATCAGATCCGTAAAAACTCTAGCATCAAATTCCTGAATACTACTTCGGAAGGCTGGAGCGATAGCTTCTGGCCAAAAGCACAATATCCTTACATCAATAAATACAGAAATGATGACCAGACGAATATCTATTTCCTTCGCTTGGCAGATATTATTTTGTTAAAAGCAGAAGCCCTGAATGAACAATCAGCAGGTGGCTGGGCACAAGCAAAGCCATTGGTAGATCAGATCAGAAACCGTGTGAACCTTGGTGCTACTCCAGCAGCAGATCAGGCGGCAATGCGTTTGGCAATTGAAAAAGAACGTCGTCTGGAGCTTGCTTTTGAGGGACAACGCTGGTATGACCTGGTACGCACCAATCGTGCCATCCAGGTGATGAACACACAAAAAGACGGAAATGGCGCATCGCTAGGCTACAACCTTACTGCCGACAAAATCTTATTGCCGATGTCGCAGAAAGAACAAGATAGAAATACGGCCATCAACAAATAATTTTTACCGGGAGCAATATCAATTGCTCCCTTTTTAAATACACAAATGACACTAAAAACAACCCTATCCTTATTGTTGCTTTCCAGCACTTTTGGTACGGCTATCGCTCAGAATAACAACCAGGCAAAAGCAGAAGCCTTGTTAAAAAAGATGACGATTGAAGAGAAAGTCGGACAAATGGCGCAAATTACGCTGGATGTCGTTGGAAAAGGAAAAGGACGCTATGAAAGCGATGAACCTTTCGGTTTAGACGAGAAAGAATTGCAAAGAGTATTGGTAAAATACCATGTTGGTTCTATATTGAACACTTCAAACAACAGAGCAAGAACCCCACAGGTTTGGTATAACATCATCAGCAAAATTCAAAATGTGGCGACGAAACAAACGCCAAATAAAATACCTGTAATTTATGGTGTGGATGAAATCCATGGTGCTACCTATACGGTTGGTGCAACGATGTTCCCACAGCAAATTGGTCAGGCGGCTACATTTAACCGTTCATTGGTAAAAAATGGTGCCTCGATTACTGCTTATGAAACCCGTGCAAGCTCTATTCCATGGAACTTTGCCCCACTATTAGACGTAGGCTCTGATCCCCGCTTCCCTCGTCAGTGGGAAAGTTTTGGAGAAGATCCTTACCTGATCAAAGAACTGGGTGTAGCCGCAGTAAAAGGTTACGAAGGTGAAGATGGCAAAGTATCACATCCGGAAAAAGTAGCTTCTTCGATCAAGCACTTCCTGGGTTACCAAGTATCCGTTTCAGGAAAAGACAGAACTCCTGCTTTTATTTCTGATCAAGCTTTAAGAGAGTACCATTTACCTCCTTTTAAAGCGGCAATTGATGCAGGTGCTAAAACCATTATGATCAATTCCGGAATCATTAACGGTGTTCCGGTTCATGCCAATTACCATATCCTAACGGAATTATTAAAAGAAGAATTGAACTTCAAAGGTTTAGTAGTGACCGATTGGGGTGATATTGAGAACCTTTACAAAAGAGATCGCATTGCGAAAGACGACAAAGAAGCGATTATGCTGGCTATTAACGCCGGTATCGACATGTCGATGATCGCTTATAACTATGAAACTTTCTGCGATAACCTTTTGGCTTTAGTCAAAGAAGGAAAAGTTAAAGAATCTCGCATTGATGATGCAGTAAGAAGAATCTTATGGGTAAAATATGAATTGAACCTATTTGAAAAACCAACTACAAATCCTAAAGACTACCCAAAATTTGGCAGCAAGGAATTTGAAAATGCAGCTTATCAAACCGCAGCAGAATCGATCACTTTATTGAAAAATACAGATCAGATCCTACCATTGGCGAAAGGAACAAAAATCCTGGTTGCTGGTCCGAATGCCAATTCTATGAGAACTTTAAATGGAGCATGGACTTACTCCTGGCAGGGAGAAAAAGTGGAAGAATTTGCCGCTAAATACAACACCATCCTGAAAGCTTTACAAAATAAAGCAGGAAAAGAAAATGTAACTTACTTCCCGGGGGTGAGCTATAAAATGGATGGCAAATATTATGAGGATTACGCCGATAAAATGGACGAAACTATTGCTGCGGCAAAGGATGCAGACCTGATCGTGCTATGTCTTGGAGAAAACTCTTATACAGAATCTCCAGGTAATATGAATGACTTATACTTGTCGGACTTACAAACAGAACTGGCGCAGAAATTAGCGGCAACCGGTAAAAAAGTAATCCTGGTATTGAATGAAGGCCGCCCACGTGTGATTAGCAAATTTGAAAAGAAAATGAGTGCTGTAGTGCAGACTTACCTTCCAGGTAACTTTGGTGGTGATGCGCTTGCAGATGTATTGTATGGTGTAGTTAATCCTTCAGGAAAACTGCCTTATACGTATCCACAATTCCCTAATGCCTTGTTTACCTATTACCATAAACCATCAGAAAATAAAGGCACCACAGAAGGTGTTTACAATTATGATGCGGATTATAACCCTCAATACGTGTTTGGTGCTGGTTTGAGTTATACAACCTTCAAATATGATCAATTGAAATTGAGCAGCAATACCCTTAAAAAAGGAGAAATGCTGACTGTTACGGTAAACGTAAGCAACACTGGTAAAGTAGCTGGTAAAGAAAGTGTATTACTATTTACTTCAGATTTATATGCAACCTTAATCACTCCAGATGTGAAACGTTTGAGAGGATTTGAAAAAATCGACCTAAAAGCTGGAGAAACAAAAACGGTTACTTTTAAGATTCAGCCGGAAGACCTCGCGTTCATCAATACAGAAAGCAAAGCGATCACTGAAGAAGGAGAATTTACCCTTCAGATTGCGGATCAAAAAATCAATTTTAACTACATTCCTTAATTAGCCATATTATCTATGAGATTATTAAATTTAAGCGTGATTGCTGCCCTGGCATTGAGCTCATGTGCCAGCAAAAAAGAGACACCAGTAACTACTGGCGTGGAATCATGGATCACCAGCGGCGACCGTTCTGCCCTATTGCAAAAGCAAAAAACACCTTTACATTTTTCTACAGCGATGAATAACCACCTCAATATTGTAGTAGATGAACAGCAGACTTTCCAAACTATGGATGGCTTTGGCTATACCTTAACCGGTGGTAGTGCTACCTTGATGAACGGACTTCCTGCCGCAGAGAAAAAGGCAATGTTAAAAGAGATCTTCTCTACAGATGGTAATGGTATTGGCATTAGTTACCTGCGCTTGAGCGTGGGTGCTTCAGATTTAAGTGCAGAAACCTTCACTTATAATGAAATGCCAAAAGGACAAACCGATCCGGAACTAAAAAACTTCTCTATTGCAAAAGAGATGACCGACCTGGTTCCAATGTTAAAAGAAATCATTGCCATCAATCCAAAAATCAAAATCATGGGTTCTCCATGGACGGCGCCTACCTGGATGAAAGACAATCAAGCTTACCGTGGTGGTAGTTTAAAACCGGAATATTATCAGGTTTATGCCAAATATTTCGTGAAATATATTGAGGCAATGAAAGCACAAGGTATCGTCATTGATGCGGTAACGATCCAAAACGAGCCATTACATCCGGGCAACAACCCAAGTATGTACATGACGCCGCAAGATCAGGCCAACTTCGTGAAGACTGCTTTAGGTCCGGTATTTAAAGCCGCAGGCATCAAAACTAAAATTATCATTTATGATCATAATGCGGATCGTCCGGATTATCCAATCACTATTTTAAAAGATCCGGAAGCTAACCAGTATATCGATGGTTCTGCTTTCCATTTATATGGTGGACAAATCTCTGCTTTATCACAAGTGCATGAAGCCTTCCCTAATAAAAACATCTATTTTACAGAGCAATGGGTAGGTGGCCCTGGTGATTTCGCCAAGGACTTAAAATGGCATGTTGCAACCTTAATGATTGGTGCACCAAGAAACTGGAGTAAAACCGTATTGGAATGGAACCTGGCAGCAGATCCACAGTACCGCCCATTTACACCAGATGGGGGTTGTACCAGCTGTTTAGGTGCAATTACGGTAGATGGTAAGAGCTGGAGCAAGAACATCGCCTTTTACTCTATCGGTCAGACTTCTAAATTTGTACCAACTGGTTCTGTACGTATTGCTTCAAATCAAAACGATAAAATTCAGAATGTTGCTTATAAAACACCAGCAGGACAACTAGTATTAGTGACAGTGAACAACAGTGATGAGACACAAACCTTCAACATTAAATACAATGGCCAGGTCGTAAATACTACACTTGCTGCAGGTTCTGCTGGAACTTACCTCTGGAACAGCAAGCCAAGAACTAAATAATATTTGGTCATCAGCTTATTTTTATAAGCTATACCATCATCCAATCAGTTTAGGGGGGTGCATCATTTAATTATGGTCACCCTCTTTCTGTATCTTCATGTTATGATCCATGATTCAAGTCTTTTAAAGCTTGTGTTTTTTGGCAGGCCAATTGCAGTAGAGACAGAAATCAAATCATAAAACAATGAACAAACATCTCTTATTATTTGCAGGACTAGCCGCCATGATGGCCTCTTGTACCAGTAATCAGGCAGATAAAAAATTGACGGATTCTTCTGCAATGATCGCAGTGGACACCACTTTTACCGCAACAAACGATAAGCCTGAACATTCCATCAACTGCTATCAGTATATTAAGAACAAAGATACCGCATCGATGCAGCTGCGAACCAATGGTGAGGAAATCACTGGTTTTCTGGACTACCACATCTGGGAAAAAGACGCCAATAAAGGCACGCTTTCCGGAGAAATGAAAGGGGATACCTTAATTGCAGAATATACTTTTGACTCGGAAGGTTTAAGATCTGTAAGAGAAGTTGTGTTGCTTAAAAAGGATGGTAAATTCTACGAAGGTTATGGCCCGGTTAAAGAAGACAAAGGAAAATATAGGTTTGAGAACCGTGCACAGCTGAAGTTCGACAATAACGTGGTCTTTAGCCCTAAACCTTGCAACTAGTCTTAAAAGGCTTTAAAAGGCATAAAAAACCCCAATAAGCTGATGCTCCTATAGCGCATCAGCTTATTGGGGTTTACAGCAGTAGAACTGCTTAAATATTACATATTTTCAAATTTTTCCCAAAAGCCATCCACCGGAAGCTTTGCGAAAATGTTGACCGGTTCTTTTTTTACCGGATGAACAAACTGCAGTCTGCGGGCATGGAGGCAAATGCTGCCTTTTCTACTTCCTCTTGGGTAACCATACTTATTATCCCCTACAATCGGACATCCTAACGTAGAAAGCTGTACCCTGATCTGGTGCGACCTTCCTGTTAGCGGATCTACCTCAATCAGGTAATAACCGTTCAGTTCTCCAATCAGACGATAGCTCAATTCCGCGCGCTGACTGCCGGGTACTTCAACATTATGCGGCGTTACCACATTTTTTTGTGGATTCTTTACCAACCAATGTACTAAAGTACCAGAAATCTGCGCTGGCTTGTTTCTCACCACTGCCCAATAAGTTTTCTTTACCTCTCTGTTTTTGAAAATCGCATTCATCCGCTCCAAGGCTTTGCTTGTCTTTGCAAACAAGATCACGCCACTTACCGGACGGTCTAAACGATGTACCACACCAAGGAAAGCACTATTTGGCTTATTATAAGTTTTGGCCAGGTACTTTTTTACCTTTTCATCCAGGGGCTCATCCCCTGTTTCATCCACCTGTACAATATCACCTGCGCGTTTACTAATCGCAATCAGGTGGTTGTCTTCATAAAGTATATCTTTTGCTGTTATTGGCATCTGTAGGTCTGGAGCTGATTAAAGCCCTGCTTATAAAACTTAATACTGCTCTTTTTCGTTCGGGAAATCACTTGATTTCACATCTTTAATATAAGACTGTGCGGCATTTAAAATACCATCGTAAAGGTTTACATATTGGCGTAAGAAACGAGGTTTGAACCCTTTTGTTAAACCAATCATATCATTTACCACCAATACTTGTCCGTCGCAATCCGTTCCTGCACCAATTCCTATTGTAGGGATAATTAAAGATTCTGATACTTCTTTACCCAATTTCGCAGGAATTTTTTCCAGTACTACGGCAAAACATCCCGCTTCCTGAAGCGCAAGCGCATCCGTTTTCAATTTCAAAGCTTCCGCTTCATCTTTCGCCCTTACCGTGTAAGTACCGAACTTATATATAGACTGAGGAGTTAAACCCAAATGCCCCATCACAGGAATTCCTGCAGTAATGATTCTTTGTACAGATTCTACGATTTCCGTTCCTCCTTCCAGTTTCACCGCATGAGCACCGGATTCTTTCATAATTCTGATGGCAGAAACTAGTGCTTCTTTGGAATTGCCCTGGTAAGATCCAAAAGGAAGATCTACTACTACTAAAGCACGAGAAGCACCTCTCACCACCGATTGCGCGTGATAGATCATCTGATCTAAGGTAATCGGCAAGGTAGTTTCATGACCTGCCATTACGTTGGAAGCTGAATCTCCAACCAATAAAACATCTAAACCAGCATCATCAAGGATGGTTGCCATCGAGTAGTCGTAAGCAGTTAACATCGCAATCTTTTCACCATTTTGCTTCATTGCTTGCAAAATATGGGTCGTGATCCGTTTTACTTCTTTATTTACAGACATCTTTTTTATATTTTAGTTTGGGCAAAATTACTTTTTACATCCGAAATAAAGCGAGTTTAATTGCTTTTGTGACAGAATGTGAAAAAAATCCTTGATTTAAAACCTCAAAAATGTATCTTTGTATCCCGAAATGAAGGGGTTACTTAACAGCACATTTGTTAACTACAGAAGTGATATCAAAATCACGCATGATCCATCGTTTTTCTCTTTTTTCACCATAATTTCTCATTTTTATACACACAATGACTAACTACACCAAGTTACCTGCAATCTTGTTATTGGCTGATGGCACCGTTTACTACGGAAAAGCTGCGGGAAAAATCGGCACAACGACCGGAGAAATCTGTTTCAATACAGGAATGACTGGATATCAGGAAATTTTTACTGATCCTTCTTACTTCGGACAGATCATGGTTACCACCAATGCACATATTGGGAATTATGGAATCCACAGAGAAGAAATTGAGTCTGACAGCATCAAAATCGCAGGTTTGGTTTGTAAAAACTACAACATCGGATTTAGCCGCAAAGAAGCATCAGAATCTATTCAGGACTATTTCCAGAATGAAAACATTGTAGGAATTTCAGATATTGACACTCGTGCTTTGGTACGTCACATCAGAAATAAAGGAGCAATGAACGGCATCATCTCTTCAGAGATCACTGACCTTGAAGAATTGAAAGCTAAATTAGCAGCAGTTCCATCTATGGACGGTCTGGAATTGTCTTCTCAGGTATCTACAAAAGAACCTTATTTCTATGGCAACCCAGATGCAACCTATAAAATTGCAGCACTAGACCTTGGAATTAAAAAGAATATCCTTCGCAACTTTGATGAAAGAGACATTTTTATTCAAGTATTCCCAGCTAAAACCAGCTTTGAAGAAATGAATAAATGGGGTGCAGACGGATACTTTATCTCTAATGGCCCAGGTGATCCATCGGCAATGCCTTATGCAATTGAAACTGTAAAAGAAATTCTTGCGGCCGATAAACCATTGTTCGGAATCTGCTTAGGTCACCAGTTATTAGCAGAAGCTAATGGTATTGGTACCATGAAAATGTTTAACGGACACAGAGGATTGAACCACCCAGTTAAAAATATCATCAAAAACCACTGTGAAGTAACTTCTCAGAACCATGGTTTCGGTGTAATTGCTGAAGAGGTGAAAAAATCTGATAAAGTTGAGATTACCCACTTGAACCTGAATGATCAAAGTATCGAAGGTATTCGTGTGAAGGGTAAGAAAGCATTCTCTGTACAATATCACCCGGAGTCTTCTCCAGGTCCACATGACTCTCGTTACTTATTTGATGATTTCATTGATATGATCAAAGGCGAATTGGCCTGGTAACTAGAGGAATTCTCTTCAAAACATCATTTTACCGTTATATTCGAAGGTTTAGTAGGATTAGGTTTTCTATTCTTCTAAACCTTCTTACATTTATAGTATGGACAACACCAATGCCATCATTAGTGTAAAGAACCTCGTAAAAAAATACGATGACTTTACCGCAGTACAAGGCATCAGCTTTGATGTGTATGAAAACGAAATCTTTGGACTATTAGGTCCGAATGGAGCCGGAAAAACGACCACTTTAGAAATCATAGAAACCCTTCGCGAGAAAACTTCAGGAGAGATCCTGGTAGATGGTTATGATGTCGATAAAGAAGCCAGTAAGATCAAAAGAATCATTGGTGTACAGTTACAGGCTGCCGGATACTACCCGAACCTAAACCTGGTAGAATTGATGGAGCTATTTTCCGGACTATATGGTGTAGACATCAATCCGATGGAAATGCTGGAAAAGGTGAATCTTCAAGACAAGGCAAAAGCCAAATATAAAGCGCTTTCCGGTGGACAAAAACAACGTTTTTCCATTGCTACCACCTTAATTAATGCCCCAAAAATCATCTTCCTGGACGAGCCAACCACTGGTTTGGATCCACAGGCCAGACGTAACCTTTGGGACCTGATCATTGAGATCAGAAAAAATGGCACTACCGTAGTCATCACCACCCATTATATGGATGAAGCAGAGCAATTGTGCGACCGTGTTGCCTTTGTAGAACGTGGAGAAATCATTGCATTAGACACGCCAGACAACCTGATAGACCAGTTGATCAATACTGGTTTTGAAAGAAAAAAAGAAGTTAAGAAAGCCAATCTGGAAGATGTTTTCATCCAACTAACCGGCAAAGAATGGCGTGAAGACAATTAATAAGAACATGAGCAAACCTTACAATCATACTAAAGCTACCATGGCACTTGCGAAAGCAAGTTTCCGTTCGATCATGCGTAGCCCATCAGCGGTAGTATTTACGCTGGCATTCCCATTGGTTTTTATCCTGGTATTTGGATTTCTTGGCAAAGGGGGCATAAAAGTAGACCTGGCCATTGCACCAGGTTCTGACCTACACAATCCCATCATTGTGGCACTGGAAGAAAATCCAGTAGTGCACCTGATCAGGGATAAAGATGCCGCAGAAATTAAAACAGATCTGGAGAAGGGCAGCATTGATGGCCTCATTCATGTAGAAAAAAATGCAGCGGAGAAACCTGCTTATAAAGCCAAGGTAGAATATACCTCTGCTTCGATAGATAAAGGAAATGTCCTGAAATCAGTGATTCATAACCTGATGTACAACTTAAATTCCAAAGATATGATGCCAACCGTGGCGGAATTGAACGAGAGCACTGTACAGGGCCGTATTTACCGCACCATCGACTTTATTCTACCCGGACAGCTTGGCTTCTCTTTATTGAGTACAGGTGTATTCGGAACTGCATTTGTATTTTTCAATTTACGTCAGACTCTGGTGATCAAACGTTTTTTCGCCACACCGGTGAGAAAATCAAGCATTGTTTTCGGTGAAGGAATTGCCAGAATCGGATTCGCTTTATTGGGTGCTGTATTTATTATCATGATTGGCCATTTCTTTTTCCATTTTACCCTGGTCCATGGCGCAATTACCGTCATCAATATGTTAATCCTGGCCATCATCGGCCTGATTGTATTTATGGGTTTTGGATTCGTCGTCTCTGGAATTGCTAAAAGTGAGAGTACCATCCCTCCTATTTCCAATATCATCACCTTACCGCAATTCTTATTGTCGGGCACATTCTTCTCTATTGACGCTTTTCCTGAATGGTTGCAGCCCATCAGCAGAGCATTACCGCTGACTTATTTAAACGATGCCATGAGAAAAGTTGCTTTTGAAGGTGCAGGATTATGGGATGTAAAACACCAGATTCTGATCATGATTGTATGGGGCATTGGGATTTATGCCGTAGCCGTCAAGGTATTTAAATGGGAATAATCAACTTTTACAAGTTGATTTCAGATTTTCAAATCTTCTCAAAATAAAACATACTCAGCGTTCTTTCGAAAGGAAGAACGCTTTTTTCTGAGTAAACCTGTCGGAGCAAGGCAAAAACATACTATAATTTCAGGCTGAATCTTCTTCAATCCATTGCCAAACTGAGCTCAAAAAATTAAAAAAAGGGCCTTAGAATAATGAAAAACCAACACCACAGTCCACTGGCCCTCAGCCTTATACCACTAAAATATCACATTAGGAATATTAAAAACATGTTAGTAAATTCCAGTATAAATTAACGAACAACAAAAACCTTTAGAAAAATGAAAAAACTAGCTGCAGAATTTATTGGAACCTTTTGGTTGGTTCTTGGCGGTTGCGGAAGCGCCGTACTGGCCTGCAATTTTCCTGGCGCCGGCATCGGCTTCCTGGGCGTTGCGCTCGCTTTTGGCTTAACGGTAGTGACCATGGCCTATGCTGTTGGACACATTTCCGGCGCGCATTTTAATCCAGCAGTTACTGTTGGATTATGGATGGGCGGCCGCTTTGATGGCAAAGACCTGGCCCCATATATTATTTCCCAGGTTTTAGGAGGTATTTTAGCCGCTGCTGTGCTTTATGTGATCGCCACTGGCAATGGCAGCGAAATCGGAAGTTTTGCAACCAACGGCTACGGAGAACATTCTCCCGGCAAGTACAGCATGGTTGCGGCACTGGTTTGCGAAGTAGTCATGACCTTTATCTTTTTACTGGTTATTCTGGGTGCTACAGACGACAGGGCTCCTAAAGGATTTGCCGGCTTAGCTATTGGATTGAGCTTAACGCTGATCCATTTAATCAGCATTCCAGTAACCAATACTTCTGTAAATCCCGCTAGAAGCACCAGTCAGGCGTTATTTGTAGGTGGAGAAGCAATGGGTCAATTGTGGTTGTTTTGGGTAGCCCCTATTGCTGGTGCAATACTCGCCGGATTGGTCTATAAAGCTATTTTTGCCTCAAAACCATAGCTAGTCCATTTTTTAAGTCGCTATAAACTAATTATATAACATTTTAAAAGCCGTAATTAAATTAATTACGGCTTTTTTGTGTTTAATTTTTAACTTTGGATATCGCCATAGTAATTGTAAGATTTACACTAAGGCTGACTAACAAAATAAAATCCAATAAAAATGAGTTTAA
It contains:
- the aqpZ gene encoding aquaporin Z, which encodes MKKLAAEFIGTFWLVLGGCGSAVLACNFPGAGIGFLGVALAFGLTVVTMAYAVGHISGAHFNPAVTVGLWMGGRFDGKDLAPYIISQVLGGILAAAVLYVIATGNGSEIGSFATNGYGEHSPGKYSMVAALVCEVVMTFIFLLVILGATDDRAPKGFAGLAIGLSLTLIHLISIPVTNTSVNPARSTSQALFVGGEAMGQLWLFWVAPIAGAILAGLVYKAIFASKP
- a CDS encoding ABC transporter permease; this encodes MSKPYNHTKATMALAKASFRSIMRSPSAVVFTLAFPLVFILVFGFLGKGGIKVDLAIAPGSDLHNPIIVALEENPVVHLIRDKDAAEIKTDLEKGSIDGLIHVEKNAAEKPAYKAKVEYTSASIDKGNVLKSVIHNLMYNLNSKDMMPTVAELNESTVQGRIYRTIDFILPGQLGFSLLSTGVFGTAFVFFNLRQTLVIKRFFATPVRKSSIVFGEGIARIGFALLGAVFIIMIGHFFFHFTLVHGAITVINMLILAIIGLIVFMGFGFVVSGIAKSESTIPPISNIITLPQFLLSGTFFSIDAFPEWLQPISRALPLTYLNDAMRKVAFEGAGLWDVKHQILIMIVWGIGIYAVAVKVFKWE
- a CDS encoding ABC transporter ATP-binding protein, giving the protein MDNTNAIISVKNLVKKYDDFTAVQGISFDVYENEIFGLLGPNGAGKTTTLEIIETLREKTSGEILVDGYDVDKEASKIKRIIGVQLQAAGYYPNLNLVELMELFSGLYGVDINPMEMLEKVNLQDKAKAKYKALSGGQKQRFSIATTLINAPKIIFLDEPTTGLDPQARRNLWDLIIEIRKNGTTVVITTHYMDEAEQLCDRVAFVERGEIIALDTPDNLIDQLINTGFERKKEVKKANLEDVFIQLTGKEWREDN
- the carA gene encoding glutamine-hydrolyzing carbamoyl-phosphate synthase small subunit, with product MTNYTKLPAILLLADGTVYYGKAAGKIGTTTGEICFNTGMTGYQEIFTDPSYFGQIMVTTNAHIGNYGIHREEIESDSIKIAGLVCKNYNIGFSRKEASESIQDYFQNENIVGISDIDTRALVRHIRNKGAMNGIISSEITDLEELKAKLAAVPSMDGLELSSQVSTKEPYFYGNPDATYKIAALDLGIKKNILRNFDERDIFIQVFPAKTSFEEMNKWGADGYFISNGPGDPSAMPYAIETVKEILAADKPLFGICLGHQLLAEANGIGTMKMFNGHRGLNHPVKNIIKNHCEVTSQNHGFGVIAEEVKKSDKVEITHLNLNDQSIEGIRVKGKKAFSVQYHPESSPGPHDSRYLFDDFIDMIKGELAW